One Deltaproteobacteria bacterium genomic window carries:
- a CDS encoding hemolysin family protein, which translates to MDTGDSLALATGALALILRGLLVAVDTALLSTGMEEIQELAEAGKRGAARVLHLKANPQQTRVALRAGEMILLALTAVLAGHVGLRLTGEWLAGLGVQAGTSLLVGSLLSALAVTLIALVIGDLGPRAWAVRDRSAVARSLGWLAATTRLLFLPGVKVYFLLSDRIFRPMGLDLRRFNPATPLEDLEAALVERAQEGGVAAPTPELIHSIFEFGETTAKEVMIPRTQVVAVELGAPPSEVLETFTSGAHTRLPVYEGELDKIVGIIHGKDIIPIFERSAPLELEKIMRPPTFVPWSKRINEVMREFQQKHIHLAIVVDEFGGTMGLITLEDILEEIVGEIEDEFDPPETKDVEALPDGTFLVRASMEIEDFNSHFGTEIPEEGEFETLAGLLNLLAGAIPQVGDTFVHAGLKLTVAKRSERRIRQVRVQRAQAPN; encoded by the coding sequence GTGGACACCGGAGACTCCCTGGCGCTGGCCACCGGCGCCCTGGCGCTGATCCTGCGGGGGCTGCTCGTCGCGGTCGACACCGCCCTGCTCTCCACCGGCATGGAGGAGATCCAGGAGCTGGCCGAGGCCGGCAAGCGCGGCGCCGCCCGGGTGCTGCACCTGAAGGCCAATCCCCAGCAGACCCGGGTCGCCCTGCGGGCCGGCGAGATGATCCTCCTGGCGCTGACGGCCGTCCTCGCCGGTCACGTCGGGCTGCGCCTGACCGGTGAGTGGCTCGCCGGCCTCGGCGTGCAGGCCGGCACCTCGCTCCTCGTCGGCAGCCTGCTGAGCGCGCTGGCGGTGACCTTGATCGCGCTGGTCATCGGGGACCTCGGCCCCCGGGCCTGGGCCGTGCGCGATCGCAGCGCCGTCGCCCGGAGCCTGGGCTGGCTGGCCGCCACCACCCGCCTGCTCTTCCTCCCCGGCGTGAAGGTCTACTTCCTCCTCTCGGACCGGATCTTCCGGCCGATGGGCCTGGACCTGCGCCGCTTCAACCCCGCCACCCCGCTGGAGGATCTGGAGGCCGCCCTGGTCGAGCGCGCCCAGGAGGGGGGCGTCGCCGCGCCGACCCCCGAGCTGATCCACTCGATCTTCGAGTTCGGTGAGACCACGGCGAAGGAGGTGATGATCCCCCGCACCCAGGTGGTGGCCGTCGAGCTCGGCGCCCCGCCCAGCGAGGTCCTCGAGACCTTCACCTCCGGCGCCCACACCCGCCTGCCGGTCTACGAGGGTGAGCTCGACAAGATCGTCGGCATCATCCACGGCAAGGACATCATCCCCATCTTCGAGCGCTCGGCGCCGCTGGAGCTCGAGAAGATCATGCGGCCGCCGACCTTCGTGCCCTGGTCCAAGCGCATCAACGAGGTGATGCGCGAGTTCCAGCAGAAGCACATCCACCTGGCGATCGTGGTGGACGAGTTCGGCGGCACCATGGGCCTGATCACCCTCGAGGACATCCTCGAGGAGATCGTCGGCGAGATCGAGGACGAGTTCGATCCCCCCGAGACCAAGGACGTCGAGGCCCTGCCCGACGGCACCTTCCTGGTGCGCGCCTCGATGGAGATTGAGGACTTCAACAGCCACTTCGGCACCGAGATCCCGGAGGAGGGCGAGTTCGAGACCCTCGCCGGCCTCCTCAACCTCCTGGCCGGCGCGATCCCCCAGGTGGGCGACACCTTCGTCCACGCCGGCCTGAAGCTCACCGTCGCCAAGCGCTCCGAGCGCCGCATCCGCCAGGTGCGGGTGCAGCGCGCCCAGGCTCCGAATTGA
- a CDS encoding M48 family metallopeptidase, translated as MGALDIAAWRFSGDTELRDALLKDPAFQADAELAQARRARDSMRAHLLGNAVRIDKEVLPHLEDAFRTIANRIEGCEDIECYVFSEAGINAFVTQGRKRTLVALSSGAVDSLTQGELQFVIGHELGHAAYGHLDLEVGRLVAEGGLGPSSCMKARAWQRAAEISADRAGLLACNSLETASSALFKTVSGLLRADIVMRPAEFAGQWQHLLDEVRGDGERDHWHFSHPFPPLRMRAMVAFWDQYQQLPEGGGLNDIPGSEKEIRRMLDMMDPSSGDEALGDPLLTGFFYWGGYYVALADGVLHLAEVDRLLSVKPAEADAPSAEDPASAEVCLAHFKASQENRRKKLSAVELHRIIYGLIDVAAADGHIDENEVSRLRELGDIIGVPGDAVELIVGQYKKEMGDER; from the coding sequence ATGGGCGCACTCGACATCGCTGCGTGGCGCTTCTCGGGGGACACCGAGCTCCGGGATGCACTCCTCAAGGACCCGGCCTTCCAGGCCGACGCCGAGCTCGCACAGGCACGGCGCGCCCGCGACTCGATGCGGGCCCACCTCCTGGGCAACGCCGTGCGCATCGACAAGGAGGTGCTCCCTCACCTGGAGGACGCCTTCCGGACGATCGCCAACCGGATCGAGGGCTGCGAGGACATCGAGTGCTACGTCTTCAGCGAGGCGGGCATCAACGCCTTCGTCACCCAGGGCCGCAAGCGCACCCTCGTCGCGCTCTCCAGCGGCGCCGTCGACTCGCTGACCCAGGGTGAGCTGCAGTTCGTCATCGGCCACGAGCTGGGGCACGCGGCCTACGGCCACCTCGACCTGGAGGTCGGGCGGTTGGTCGCCGAGGGCGGCCTGGGCCCCTCCTCCTGCATGAAGGCCCGGGCCTGGCAGCGCGCCGCCGAGATCTCGGCCGACCGCGCCGGCCTCCTCGCCTGCAACTCCCTCGAGACCGCGTCCTCGGCCCTCTTCAAGACGGTCTCGGGGCTGCTGCGGGCGGACATCGTCATGCGGCCCGCCGAGTTCGCCGGCCAGTGGCAGCACCTCCTCGACGAGGTGCGCGGCGACGGCGAGCGGGACCACTGGCACTTCTCCCACCCCTTCCCGCCCCTGCGCATGCGGGCGATGGTCGCCTTCTGGGATCAGTACCAGCAGCTCCCGGAGGGCGGTGGGCTGAACGACATCCCCGGCAGCGAGAAGGAGATCCGGCGGATGCTGGACATGATGGATCCCTCCTCGGGCGACGAGGCCCTGGGGGATCCCCTCCTGACCGGCTTCTTCTACTGGGGCGGCTACTACGTGGCCCTCGCCGACGGCGTGCTGCACCTCGCCGAGGTCGATCGGCTGCTCTCGGTGAAGCCGGCGGAGGCCGACGCCCCCTCGGCCGAGGACCCCGCCAGCGCCGAGGTCTGCCTGGCCCACTTCAAGGCCAGCCAGGAGAACCGGCGCAAGAAGCTCTCGGCAGTGGAGCTCCACCGCATCATCTACGGGCTCATCGACGTCGCCGCCGCTGACGGGCACATCGACGAGAACGAGGTCTCCCGCCTGAGGGAGCTGGGCGACATCATCGGCGTGCCCGGAGACGCCGTGGAACTGATCGTGGGTCAATACAAGAAGGAGATGGGCGATGAACGTTGA
- a CDS encoding acyl-CoA desaturase gives MGTSSTTILRSPDEKVDHLRSLPFYAVHLGALLTPFILGLSWEGVAIALGFYFLRMVGVTLGYHRYFSHRAFKTSRAFQFVLAVLATSSSQKGVLWWAAHHRHHHRFSDRADDLHSPRKGFWWSHVGWFLCDKYQATQEEGIRDFARYPELRWLDRNWGVVVVAFAALLFALGGWVWLLWGFFVSTTLLWHGTFVINSLAHVFGRRRYGTSDDSRNSFLLAVLTCGEGWHNNHHHYQSSSNQGFYWWEWDPTYYLLKLLAAAGVVWDLRKPPERVLTEGRRSPLPVPAAALEPNSG, from the coding sequence ATGGGAACCTCCAGCACCACCATCCTCCGCAGCCCCGACGAGAAGGTCGACCACCTTAGATCTCTGCCCTTCTATGCGGTCCACCTCGGCGCGCTGCTCACGCCCTTCATCCTCGGGCTCTCCTGGGAGGGCGTGGCGATCGCCCTGGGCTTCTACTTCCTGCGGATGGTCGGGGTCACCCTGGGCTACCACCGCTACTTCTCCCACCGGGCCTTCAAGACCTCGCGGGCCTTCCAGTTCGTCCTGGCGGTGCTGGCGACGAGCTCCTCTCAGAAGGGGGTGCTCTGGTGGGCGGCCCACCACCGGCACCACCACCGCTTCTCCGACCGCGCCGACGATCTCCACAGCCCCCGCAAGGGCTTCTGGTGGAGCCACGTGGGCTGGTTCCTCTGCGACAAGTACCAGGCGACGCAGGAGGAGGGGATCCGCGACTTCGCGCGCTACCCCGAGCTCCGCTGGCTGGATCGCAACTGGGGAGTGGTGGTCGTCGCCTTCGCGGCGCTGCTCTTCGCCCTCGGCGGCTGGGTGTGGCTGCTCTGGGGCTTCTTCGTCAGCACCACCCTGCTCTGGCACGGCACCTTCGTGATCAACAGCCTGGCCCACGTCTTCGGGCGGCGCCGCTACGGCACCTCCGACGACTCGCGCAACTCCTTCCTCCTGGCCGTCCTCACCTGCGGGGAGGGCTGGCACAACAACCATCACCACTACCAGTCGAGCTCCAACCAGGGCTTCTACTGGTGGGAGTGGGATCCGACCTACTACCTGCTGAAGCTCCTCGCCGCGGCCGGCGTCGTCTGGGACCTGCGCAAGCCGCCCGAGCGGGTGCTCACGGAGGGCCGGCGCTCGCCGCTCCCCGTCCCGGCCGCGGCCCTGGAGCCGAACTCCGGCTGA